From one Oncorhynchus clarkii lewisi isolate Uvic-CL-2024 chromosome 6, UVic_Ocla_1.0, whole genome shotgun sequence genomic stretch:
- the LOC139411161 gene encoding cAMP responsive element binding protein 3-like 3 like: MSVTEDLPDMDGVDLLGILCQYGETGADDPFFTDGNGLENWLAEQDMLTGMDTEDFLSSLLEGEDNMAASCASHSPLGSDSGISDDSSTGGVVGQNFLACPSPQGSDSDTAPSPGYSQPSPGYSDSPLMALELQSESPEALAVQTDHSYSLLQGGDMNALQSVRAEKPDMDVFIDLDDLDSEGMEVEQIYSSEELPCSLAIEDSTQNNKADLFQFKEIVLTDEERRLLAKEGATIPSCMPLTKAEERTLKRVRRKIRNKQSAQESRKKKKVYVDGLENRVSICTAHNQELQKKVQQLQKQNMSLIEQLRKLQSMMKMSTMKTTTTSTCVMVFLLSFCLIIFPSVNPFGRSPGQKEIYTPSSVVSRTLRSVAVDDTPDPLPLAYSEPVEETDSAEPPPLSLLLVAKVENPKAMFTGGQNHTPDYQKVEQSETESGVNSNSSADFPKPGQNELKPGAGPGGLQEGSRDPVGTPVAYEVPGTKENWIDRKPTSIIIQQHRSDEM; encoded by the exons ATGTCAGTCACTGAGGATCTTCCTGATATGGATGGAGTGGATCTTCTGGGGATCCTGTGCCAGTATGGAGAGACTGGAGCCGACGATCCCTTCTTCACAGATGGGAATGGGCTAGAAAACTGGCTCGCCGAGCAAGAT ATGCTGACAGGCATGGACACTGAGGACTTCCTGTCCAGCCTGCTGGAGGGAGAAGACAACATGGCTGCCTCGTGTGCTTCACACTCTCCACTGGGCAGCGACAGCGGCATCTCTGATGACAGCAGCACTGGGGGCGTAGTTGGACAGAACTTCCTGGCCTGCCCCAGCCCCCAGGGGAGTGACAGTGATACCGCACCCAGCCCAGGGTACTCCCAGCCCAGCCCGGGCTACTCCGACAGTCCGCTGATGGCCCTGGAGCTCCAGTCTGAGAGCCCTGAAGCCCTGGCTGTGCAAACGGACCACAGCTACTCTCTACTTCAGGGAGGAGACATGAATGCTCTACAGAGTGTGAGGGCTGAGAAGCCTGACATGGATGTCTTTATTGATCTGG ACGACCTGGACAGTGAGGGGATGGAAGTGGAACAGATCTATTCCAGTGAAGAACTTCCCTGTTCTCTCGCCATAGAGGACTCTACACAGAACAACAAAGCTGATCTG TTCCAGTTCAAGGAGATTGTTCTGACTGATGAGGAAAGGAGACTTCTCGCTAAGGAAGGAGCAACCATACCGTCCTGCATGCCTCTTACTAAG GCGGAGGAGAGGACCCTGAAGAGGGTGAGGAGGAAGATCCGCAACAAGCAGTCGGCccaggagagtaggaagaagaagaaggtgtACGTGGACGGCCTGGAGAACAG GGTTTCCATCTGCACCGCTCACAACCAGGAGCTGCAGAAGAAGGTCCAACAACTGCAGAAACAAAACAT GTCTCTGATAGAGCAGCTGAGGAAATTGCAGTCCATGATGAAGATGTCAACCATGAAGACAACCACCACCAGCACCTGTGTCATG GTGTTCCTGCTGTCTTTCTGCCTCATCATCTTTCCCTCTGTCAACCCGTTTGGCCGCAGCCCTGGACAGAAGGAGATATACACCCCCTCTTCCG TTGTGTCCAGGACCTTGCGTTCCGTGGCTGTTGATGACACCCCAGACCCCTTGCCCCTGGCTTACTCTGAGCCTGTGGAGGAAACTGACAGCGCTGAGCCGCCCCCTCTCAGCCTCCTCCTAGTGGCCAAGGTAGAGAACCCCAAGGCAATGTTCACTGGAGGCCAGAACCACACACCGGACTACCAGAAGGTGGAGCAGTCGGAAACAGAAAGCGGAGTCAACAGCAACTCGTCTGCAGACTTCCCCAAACCAGGTCAAAACGAGCTGAAGCCGGGGGCTGGGCCCGGGGGCCTGCAGGAGGGATCCAGAGATCCAGTGGGAACGCCTGTGGCCTACGAGGTTCCAGGGACCAAGGAAAACTGGATCGACAGGAAGCCAACGTCCATCATTATACAGCAACACCGCTCGGATGAGATGTAG
- the LOC139411163 gene encoding growth arrest and DNA-damage-inducible, gamma a: protein MTLELEEIRGQESALDTTDRVQIAGTALEELLVSAKKQDYLTVGVYESAKVMNVDADNVAFCVLATDEEYECDIALQIHFTLIQAFCFDNDINVVRVNDIERLADLVGTDETGEPKDAHCILVTSPGAESWKDPALDKLHLFCEESRSVYDWVPTITLPER from the exons ATGACTCTGGAACTGGAAGAGATACGTGGACAGGAGAGCGCACTCGATACCACCGACAG AGTGCAAATTGCAGGCACAGCCCTGGAGGAGCTGTTGGTGTCTGCAAAGAAGCAGGACTATCTTACGGTGGGAGTCTACGAGTCTGCCAAAGTTATGAATGT TGACGCAGACAATGTGGCATTCTGCGTTCTGGCGACAGACGAGGAGTACGAATGCGACATCGCGCTCCAGATCCACTTCACCCTCATCCAGGCTTTCTGCTTCGACAACGACATCAACGTGGTGCGCGTAAACGATATCGAGCGCCTGGCTGACCTCGTGGGCACGGACGAAACTGGGGAACCCAAGGACGCACATTGCATTCTTGTCACG AGCCCTGGTGCTGAGTCGTGGAAAGACCCTGCTTTGGACAAACTGCATCTGTTCTGTGAGGAGAGCCGCAGTGTGTATGACTGGGTTCCCACCATCACCCTCCCTGAACGCTGA